The Pectobacterium wasabiae CFBP 3304 DNA segment AGCACACCTGAATCATCTGGCAAAGAAAGCCGTTGGCGAAACGCTGGCCTCCGAACAAACCCTGGCGGATGTGCAAGAGGCGCGCTCACTGATCGGCAGTTCCCACAAACTATACCGTGCCAGCCTGGCCTTTTACCTGCGTGGCCGGCATGAAGAAGAACTCGACAGCCGGGGGCTGCAACTGGCCAACGTGATGCTGGGCGCAGGCCTGCAGCCGGTACGCGAAGAGGACGAGGTCGCGCCGCTCAACACCTATCTGCGCTGGCTGCCGTGTATGTACAACCCGGCGCAGGACCGCAAACAGTGGTACACACAACTGATGTTCGCCCAGCATGTGGCCAACCTCTCACCGACCTGGGGACGTAGCAGGGGTACAGGTCACCCGGGGATCACTGTCTTCAATCGTGGAGGCGGCTTGATCACGTTTGATCCCTTCAACCGCCTGGATCGGCAGATGAACGCGCACCTTTTCCTGTTCGGCCCTACCGGATCGGGCAAGAGCGCCACCCTCAACAACCTGCTCAATCAGGTCACCGCCATCTATCGTCCACGGATCTTCATTGTGGAGGCTGGCAATTCCTTCGGGCTGTTCTGCGAGTTCGCCCGGCGTTTGGGGCTGACTGTCAACCGTGTCAAGCTCGCTCCAGGTGCTGGCGTCAGTCTCGCACCGTTCGCCGATGCCCGCAGACTAATCGAAACACCCAGCGATGTACAAACACTCGATGCTGATGAACTCGATGACGAGCCACAGCGCAAGGAAGCCGAGGCCGACGAACAACGCGATGTGCTGGGCGAACTGGAGATCACGGCACGCCTGATGATCACGGGGGGTGAAGACAAGGAAGAAGCCCGCATGACCCGCGCCGATCGCTCGTTGATCCGCCAATGCATTCTGGACGCCGCTCAGCGCTGCGTCGCTGCCAACCGTACCGTGCTGACCCGCGATGTGCGCGATGCGCTACGTGAACGGGGTCATGACACCACGTTGCCAGAAATCCGGCGTGCCCGTTTGCTGGAGATGGCCGACGCAATGGATATGTTCTGCCAGGGCAGCGATGGTGAAATGTTCGACCGCGACGGCACCCCCTGGCCCGAGGCCGACATCACCCTGGTCGACCTGGCAACCTATGCACGCGAAGGCTACAACGCACAACTGTCGATCGCCTATATCTCGCTGATCAATACCGTCAACAACATCGCCGAGCGCGACCAGTTCCTGGGCCGCCCTATCCTCAACGTGACGGACGAAGGTCATATCATCACCAAAAACCCCTTGCTCTCGCCCTACGTCGTGAAGGTCACGAAAATGTGGCGCAAACTTGGGGCATGGTTCTGGCTCGCAACGCAGAACATCGACGATCTGCCAAAGGCCGCAGAACCGATGCTCAACATGATCGAGTGGTGGATTTGCCTGTCGATGCCGCCCGACGAAGTCGAGAAAATCGCACGATTCAGGGAGCTGACACCCGCGCAGAAAGCGTTGATGCTGTCCGCACGCAAAGAATCCGGAAAATTCACCGAAGGCGTCATCCTCTCCAAGAGCCTGGAAGTGCTCTTCCGTGCCGTACCGCCCAGCCTCTATCTCGCCTTGGCGCAGACCGAGCCCGAGGAAAAAGCCGAACGCTACCAACTAATGCAGCAGTTCGGGATTGGCGAGCTGGATGCCGCGTTCAAAGTGGCCGAAATGATTGATCATGCGCGTGGTATCACGCCCCTTGTGCAGAGGTGATCAGCGGAGCACTCAGCATCGCCTGATAAAGGATTTCAACGGTTTCGGATTGTTGCTCTACTCAGCTACCTGTTCATGTTCAACTCAAGCATCAATATGCACAACATTCAGCCGGGAACTTCAATGAAAACAACATCTGCTATCCACACCACGAATACTTAACGCCCCCTGAATTGTCTGCTGGTGTCGCCAGCAACAAGCCCAGGTAGCCAACAGTCTTCGAGGCTACGGCACGACACCCGCCGTGCTGACTGTATCCCGTTCCGCTTCGCATCAATTACGCGGATATCCGCCAGCTTCAGGCGGAGGATGCACTTTCCATCACATTGGGGGAACCGTCCTCCAGGAACGGCACCTCCATTTGTTCAAGGAGGCAAATAATGTCTACATCTGTTGTTCTCAAAAACAGCGCCAGATTATTCAACATACTGGACGCTCAGCACGAAGACTGGATTATCGCCCGCGCTATGGAAATCGTGGAACGTAGGATGTTCCGTGGCGGCCAGACACTACAAAACTCGGCTGCCACTATGGATTTTCTTCGTACCAGACTGGCACAGGAGCCTAACGAGGTCTTCTCCGCACTGTTTATGGATAACCAAAACAGAGTCATCGCCTATGAAGAGTTGTTCAAGGGTACGGTAAACAGCACGTCAGTGTATCCCCGTGTCGTGTTATCCAGAGCACTGGCGCACAATGCCGCAGCTATCATCTTCGCACATAATCATCCATCAGGACTCACTGAACCCAGTAATGCAGACAAGTTCATTACTTCCCGCCTGAAAGGAGTACTGGACGCTGTTGACGTGCGCATGTTGGATCATGTCATTGTCGGTCAGGGGCGGCCCTTTTCCTTTGCTGAAATGGGGCTACTTTGACCATCCTGTTCTTCATGGCATCGAATGGTCCCTTTAGGACAACTCGATGCCTTTTTGCTTATTCTTCCCTAAAACCGGAGATCAGCTCTTCCCGATTGTTTGTCGTTTCCTGACGCAGATTGGAGTGGACTACCGCCATGATCAATTTCGTGGTGCTCCGATATGCTGTCTCCCGCTCTCACCTCTTCCCTCTGGCGGCATACGATTGCCGCTGGCTTTCTCATTGTGTTGCTGGCTTCACCAGCACAGGCCACAGAGGTTCTGGCCGTCACTGACACTCGACACCCGATGCAAAACCTGGGCAATACCCAGCTCATCGAGCTGGACCGCCCCTCCCGCATCGAAGCTGAGCTAGCAGCCAACCTCCCCCAAGACCCCGTCCGCGCTGCCATCATCGTGCAACAACGCCTGAAAGAAGGCGGCACAGCTCTGCAGCAACGCATCAACGAAGCCTATCAGGATGTTGTCAATGCCTGGAGCTTGGGCATTACCACCCTTCCGGCCGTCATTGTCGCTCAACGCTATGTGGTTTATGGCGAACCTGACGTCGCCAAAGCAGTGGCGCGTATCAACACATACAGGAAGGCTCAGCCATGAGACTCCCCCACCGTCTGCGCGTCAGCCTTGCCACCGTTTTGCTCACGGCAGCCAGTTCCTCGTTTTCCCTCAACACCGCTGCCATCATCTCCTCATCATTATCCCCTGATTGCCTGGAATACCGGGTCACCGGGATCTGCTACTGGCTGCTTTGTACCAAATTCGGATGTACGGTTCGTACCTCCGTCAAAGTCAGGCACTACGTCCCCGACGCCGTGGTGTCGAGCTACGGCAACACTGGCGAGAATCCATGGCTTGAAGTACGCGCCATGAGCCAAACCAACACCACGGCCCGGAGCGGTGGTGACGGCACCAGCAACCATGGCAGCGAGAACAACCTATCCAGGTTCCGTAACGCAGACGTGATCGGCCATCCCGGCGGCCAGGTGTTCAGTCAGTTTGCATCATCATCAGGCACCATCTGCGACGGTGCTGGCACCGCCTTCATGCCGTACCTGTTGAGCACACTCGATACCATCGCATGGCGCTACAACATCCCTGAATCGGTGTACCCCGAGGCACTGATCCCCGGTATGCGCGAGATCGGCGCACGCACCGCACTGAACCTGTGGGGCAACGTCTATCCGCGCGGCGGTTTCCTGCACCAGGTGGACAGCTACAAGGCCAGCGCCGTGGTCGCCCAGCGGGTAGGCGATATCGTGACCCGCCGAGGGCAACTGCACGTATACCAACCCCTGCTCGCCAATGCACGCGACGGTTACTGGCCGGCAGGCGCACTGATGGAAAGCGATGCTGCAACCGGCAAATGGCAAGAATTGGCTCCTCGCCCCTCCTATTCCTGCACGGTCTTCCCACACAACGGAACACGCACTCAGGCACAGCAAGACAACTATGCCTGGGCACTCTGGCGACCCTATAGCTGCTGCCAGCGACGCGGCCAGACCTTTCTCGGCAGCGTGGATTTCAACTGAGGACATGATGATGAAACGTCTCGACCCGAAAGCATTTTCAATTCTTGCACCGCGCCAGTGGCAACACACGCTATGGGTTGCTGCACTGACGCTGAGCAGTGGCCTGGCTCTGGCACAGGACGGAGGCTTCCAGAACAGCGGAGCCGTCATTGGTGATGAAGTGATGTACTCCATCGGCGGCGGTAACGCCGTATCAATGAGCGGTGCGGCCGGCATGCGCTCGATTGGTGTCGGTGTAGGCTGGAACAGCAACCTGATCTGCGGTGACATGAACATCAGTACCACCATCCAGAATCAGCTCAATGGGCTGACCAACGGCTTTCAGAACATCATGGGTAACGTGATCCAGAGCGCCACCAGCGCCGTCGCCTCGTTGCCCGCACTGATCATCCAGCGGGCCGATCCGGGCCTCTATAACCTGCTGACCAATGGCGTTCTGCAAGCCCGACTCGACTTTGATCGCTCCAAACTCACCTGCCGAGCGATGGCTGAAAAAATGGCAGACACCGCAGGCGGCCAGCTCGGCTGGAGCCAGATCGCCGAAGGCATGGCGCTGCGCCAGGCCGTCGCCAGCAGCGACGCTGTTTCAGCCATTGAACTGGCCGAAAAAAACCGGGGTAACGACGGCGTACCGTGGGTGGGTGGCAGCAATGCCGGCGGTACAGGTCAGCGCTCAATCAAGGTCGTCGGGGACGTAACCCGTGCAGGCTACAACCTGGTCAATGGCCGTGGGGTAACCGACACCGCCCCCATCGACCCGGCAAATTGCCAAAGCCTGTCCTGCCAGACGTGGGCATCCCCCCAGCAAGCCATCGACTTTGCCACGCGTGTGCTGGGCGAACAGGAACAACGCACCTGCGAAGGCTGCACCAAGACCGAGACCTTGCCTGGCGTCGGATTGACCCCGGTCATCCAGGACGAATACGACACCAAACTGGAAGCGCTGCAAGAGCTGGTCAGCGGAGCACGCAACACCACGTTCGAGAACCTTCGCAAGGCTGGCAGCACTT contains these protein-coding regions:
- a CDS encoding conjugative transfer ATPase, which produces MVWSLPWRKPTVPTKGEQPDGWQRHIDTLQQAGIPEPGTSVRGSRPATQADEQALYEVAPSFVALLPWVEYLPESQSMLLEDGVSVAAFFELTPLGTEGREPVWLAQARDALENALQDSFDELDDNPWVLQLYAQDETNFDQYLQTLKGYIQPRAQRSHFTEFYLHSMAHHLRAVAKPGGLFEDTTVTRLPWRGQTRRVRMVVYRRTAGSTTRRGLMPEQALNVVCERLSGGLANAGIRAQRLDAPHIHNWLLRWFNPHPTLLGPSAEDRERFYQLTAYPDTHDVNEIELASGCDFSQRLFFGQPRSDTARGEWYFDGMPHRVMTTDRLRTPPSVGHMTGENRKGDAINTLFDQMPEDTMMCLTLVATPQDVLEAHLNHLAKKAVGETLASEQTLADVQEARSLIGSSHKLYRASLAFYLRGRHEEELDSRGLQLANVMLGAGLQPVREEDEVAPLNTYLRWLPCMYNPAQDRKQWYTQLMFAQHVANLSPTWGRSRGTGHPGITVFNRGGGLITFDPFNRLDRQMNAHLFLFGPTGSGKSATLNNLLNQVTAIYRPRIFIVEAGNSFGLFCEFARRLGLTVNRVKLAPGAGVSLAPFADARRLIETPSDVQTLDADELDDEPQRKEAEADEQRDVLGELEITARLMITGGEDKEEARMTRADRSLIRQCILDAAQRCVAANRTVLTRDVRDALRERGHDTTLPEIRRARLLEMADAMDMFCQGSDGEMFDRDGTPWPEADITLVDLATYAREGYNAQLSIAYISLINTVNNIAERDQFLGRPILNVTDEGHIITKNPLLSPYVVKVTKMWRKLGAWFWLATQNIDDLPKAAEPMLNMIEWWICLSMPPDEVEKIARFRELTPAQKALMLSARKESGKFTEGVILSKSLEVLFRAVPPSLYLALAQTEPEEKAERYQLMQQFGIGELDAAFKVAEMIDHARGITPLVQR
- the radC gene encoding RadC family protein, which translates into the protein MSTSVVLKNSARLFNILDAQHEDWIIARAMEIVERRMFRGGQTLQNSAATMDFLRTRLAQEPNEVFSALFMDNQNRVIAYEELFKGTVNSTSVYPRVVLSRALAHNAAAIIFAHNHPSGLTEPSNADKFITSRLKGVLDAVDVRMLDHVIVGQGRPFSFAEMGLL
- a CDS encoding TIGR03757 family integrating conjugative element protein; its protein translation is MLSPALTSSLWRHTIAAGFLIVLLASPAQATEVLAVTDTRHPMQNLGNTQLIELDRPSRIEAELAANLPQDPVRAAIIVQQRLKEGGTALQQRINEAYQDVVNAWSLGITTLPAVIVAQRYVVYGEPDVAKAVARINTYRKAQP
- a CDS encoding TIGR03756 family integrating conjugative element protein → MRLPHRLRVSLATVLLTAASSSFSLNTAAIISSSLSPDCLEYRVTGICYWLLCTKFGCTVRTSVKVRHYVPDAVVSSYGNTGENPWLEVRAMSQTNTTARSGGDGTSNHGSENNLSRFRNADVIGHPGGQVFSQFASSSGTICDGAGTAFMPYLLSTLDTIAWRYNIPESVYPEALIPGMREIGARTALNLWGNVYPRGGFLHQVDSYKASAVVAQRVGDIVTRRGQLHVYQPLLANARDGYWPAGALMESDAATGKWQELAPRPSYSCTVFPHNGTRTQAQQDNYAWALWRPYSCCQRRGQTFLGSVDFN
- a CDS encoding integrating conjugative element protein, translating into MMMKRLDPKAFSILAPRQWQHTLWVAALTLSSGLALAQDGGFQNSGAVIGDEVMYSIGGGNAVSMSGAAGMRSIGVGVGWNSNLICGDMNISTTIQNQLNGLTNGFQNIMGNVIQSATSAVASLPALIIQRADPGLYNLLTNGVLQARLDFDRSKLTCRAMAEKMADTAGGQLGWSQIAEGMALRQAVASSDAVSAIELAEKNRGNDGVPWVGGSNAGGTGQRSIKVVGDVTRAGYNLVNGRGVTDTAPIDPANCQSLSCQTWASPQQAIDFATRVLGEQEQRTCEGCTKTETLPGVGLTPVIQDEYDTKLEALQELVSGARNTTFENLRKAGSTSLPITRGVIEALRDEPDQDILARRLASEVALASVLEKALLLQRTLLTGRKEPNVAANQLAVAAVDQESNTLDREILNLKTELELRRELANNSPMAIIQRHSARAAGSRGIYEGDPVPNRLDQLQRPNPGGTP